ACGAGCAGGTCATCACGAACGTCTATCACGGCGAGAGCGAACTGGACGACTTCGTGGTCAAGATGGCCCAGCGCTCGGGCAAGGGCATCAGCAAGCGCGAACCGCAGGTGGACGCCACCCTGCCCGACGGCTCTCGCGCCCAGTTGACGCTCGGCCGCGAGGTCAGCGACCACGGCACCAACTACACCATCCGGCAGTTCAAGGACGTGCCGTTCACCCCCGTGGACCTCGTGAACTGGAACACGTTCTCGCTGGAGGAGATGGCGTTCATGTGGCTCGCCATCGAGAACCACAAGTCGCTCATCTTCGCCGGAGGCACAGCGTCGGGCAAGACCACCAGCCTGAACGCCGTCTCGCTGTTCATCCCGTCGAACACGAAAATCGTCTCCATCGAGGACACCCGCGAGGTCGAACTGCCACAGCGCAACTGGATTGCGTCGGTCACCCGGCCGTCGTTCAGCGACGACGACAAGGGAGACGTGGACGAGTTCGACTTGCTGGAAGCCGCGCTCCGCCAACGACCCGACTACATCGTGATGGGCGAGATTCGCGGCGAGGAGGGCCGCACACTCTTTCAGGTCATGTCCACGGGCCACACGACCTACACCACGTTCCACGCCGACACTGTCGGTGAGGTGCTAAAGCGGTTCACCACCGAACCCATCAACGTCTCGAAGACGCTGTTCACGGCGCTCGATTTGGTCTCCATCCAGACCCAGACGCGAGTGCAGGGGAGCAAGGTCCGCCGGAACAAGTCGCTCACGGAAATCAACGAGTACAGCGCCGAGAACGACGAAATCAACGTTCAAGACATCTTCCAGTGGCGCGCAGAGGACGACGAGTTCATGCGCCTCTCGGGGTCGAACACGATGGAGGACATCATGTTCGACCGCGGGTGGGACCACGAGCGACTGGAGGACGAGATTCTCAAGCGCCGGGTCATCCTCGCGTACCTCATCAGGAACAGTCTCAACGAGTACACGCAGGTCGCCGCGACGGTGCAGGCGTTCATCAACGACCCCGAGACCATCCTGACGCTCGTTGCCAACGAGAAACTGGAAGATAGCTTGGAGGACCTCCGGGAGATGGAGAGCGTCCAAATCGACGTGGACCCCAAGAAAGAAGAGATGGTGCCTCGCCCGGACCCCTCCGAGGAGACCTACGAACTCGCCAAGGGCATCCTCGCGGAGGCCGAGGACCGACTCTTGGACGACTACCGCGGGGCCGACGCCAACGTGGACGGTCTCGCAGTCGCGCTGGCGAAGTCGGCCGAACCCACCGACGCCCCCGATGAAATCGAGGCCGAACCCGGCGCGGGCGACCGGCCGACCCGAAGCGATTCGGAAGGCGACGACTCGGAGACTTCCGAAACAAGCGACTCGCCTGACGCCGACCGGGGCGACGACGAGCGAGTCCGAGACACCGAGTCGGTCGGCCCGGAAGACAGCGTTCGGAACATCAACGAGGCCGGAGAACTCGGAAGCTTCCCCGACGAGTACGACGAGGAGGAGTACGACGAGGGCGAAGAGGGCGCGGTCGGCGACGACCGCGCCGACGCCAATTCCGGCGAGTCTACGGCGGCAGATGCGCCGGAGGGAGACGAGTCGTTCGGCGACTTCGAGGCCGCGTTCGATGGCGACGAGAATCGGTCATCTGACGACGAGGAGGACGCATGAGCCACGGAGCGTCCAGTCCCGAGCGGTCGGCCGACGCGCTGGCCGACGCGTTCTACCCCCTCTTCGACTACCTCTTCGACGAGGACGGCGACTTCGTGGCCGACGTGGAGACGAAACTCGCGGAGGCGCGGATGGCCGACACCGTGGAACTCTACCTCTCGCGGGGGCTGGCGGTCGGCGTCCTCGCGGGCGTCGTCCTCTGGTTGCTCGGCACGTTCGTCGGCTACGTGCTGTTCGTGACCGGCGTCGTCGAGGTGGGCATTCTCATCGGCGTGCCGGTGCCCAACCAAACCGTCGCGTGGATAATCAAGACGTTCAAGATTCCCTCGCTGGTCGCGGTCAGCGGGCTGATATTCGGCGCGATAGGCTTCGCCATTGGCTTCGGCATCGTCGTCGGGATTCCGTACATGCGGGCCAGCGAGCGCGAGCGAGAGATAAACATGCTCCTGCCCGACGCCATCTCGTTCATGTACGCTCTCTCGGTCGGCGGGCTGAACCAACTCGAAATTCTGGAGGCGATGGCGAAGGCCGACGACACGTACGGCGAGGTGTCCCACGAGTTCCAGTCCATCGTCCAAGAGACCGAGTATTTCGACACCGACTACCGGACCGCCATCCAGACGCGGGCGATTGAGACGCCGAGCGACGAACTGAGCCAGTTTCTCACCGACATGCTCTCCATCGTCAACTCCGGCGGCGACATGAGTGACTTCCTTGACGACAAGAAGGACAAGCACATGCGGACCGCCAAACAGCAACAGGAGATGACCTTGGAGACGCTGGAGCTGTTCGGCGAGATGTATATGACCCTCTCGTTGTTCCCCCTGCTCCTCATCATCATCCTCGTCATCATGTCGATGCTCGGGGAGGCCCAAGAGTCGATGCTCTACGCGACGGTGTACGGCCTGATTCCCCTGACCGGCGTCGGGTTCCTCGTGCTGGTCTCGACGGTCAAACAGGACGAACCCGGTGACGGCTATCTCAATCCCTCGGACGGCGGCGACCGACTCGAAGCATCGACGGGCGCGGGCCTGCTCCACCTCGGTCTCATCGAGCGCTACGTCGGCGACTTCTCGGTCTTCGACCGCATCAAAAGCCGCGAGGGAACCTACGAGACCGTCGAGTTGCTCAAGCAACCGCACGTCTTCTTTCGGGACCATCCGCTGTTCATCCTCGGTCTCACGTTCCCGGCGTCGCTGGTGCTAGTCGGTAACGCGGTCTGGACCGGGACCGCGCCCCGGACGTTCCAGCAGATGGTCGCTCGACCCATCTGGGGCACGTTCATCTACGTCTACGTCCCGGTGTACGTCAACTTCCTGCCGCTGGCGATTTTCCATACGTGGAACGTCCGGTCCCGGCAGGCGGTCGTCAGCAAACTCTCGGACAATCTGCGAAAGCTCTCGTCGGCCAACGACACCGGCCTCACGCTGCTCGAATCCATCCGGACCGTCGCCGACACTTCGTCGGGAAAGCTGGCCGACGAGTTCGACGTGATTCACGCGAAGGTCGAGTACGGGATGGGGCTGAAGCCCGCGCTCATCGAGTTCAACAACCGCTATCACATCCCGCGCCTCGCACGGACCGTGAAGCTCGTCTCCAAAGCTCAGGAGGCCTCCAGCCGGATTACGGCGGTCCTCTCGACGGCGGCCCAAGCCAGCGAGAATCAGGACGACATCGCCCGCGAGCGCAAGTCCCGCTCGCGGATGCAGGTCGTCATCATCATCATGACCTACCTCACCCTGCTCGCGGTGATGGCCATCCTGAAGGTGAGGTTCCTCGACGTGATGGCCGGACTCGCGGGACAGGCCTCCTCGGGCGACGGAGCGGGGGCCTCGCAGTTCGGCGGCGGCATCGACACGAAACTGCTGTCGATGCTGTTTTTCCACGCCGTGACCCTGCAAGCGATACTCTCGGGGTTCATCGCGGGCTATATCCGCGATGCGTCGCTGCTGTCCGGCGTGAAGTTCGCCGTCGTGCTACCGACCGTCGCGCTCGTCACCTTCGCGTTCATCTGACCATGCTCCGGAACACATCCACCGCCGAGGACGCGCGCCCCGCCGACGAGCGCGGCGACCGTTCGACCGCGGGCGAGGACGAAAATCGATACGCCTCTCGCGCGCAGACGAGCATCGACTTCGTGGTCGGGATGAGCGTCTTCCTGCTGACGGTGGCGTTCGTCGTCACGTTCCTGCCGAGCGCGTTCGAACCGTTCACCGCGACCGGGTCGGGCGACGTGCTGGCGGCCGACCGGACCGCGGGCCTGCTGGCCGAACAACTGCTCGCACATCCGACAACTCCCGGCGCGTTCGACCCGGCGTGTACCGCCGAGTTCTTCGACGCCGCGGGCGACGGCGCGGGCGGGGTCGCGGGGTGTCAGTTCACCACCGACGCCGCGGACTTGGACGCCGCGCTCGGTCTCGGTCCCGCGACGGCGGTCAACGTTACGATAGCGGAGGACGGAACTATCCGGTCGAGAAACGGCGTCACGCTCGCGGCGGGACCGACGCCGCCCGACTCCGAGAACGTGGTCGTCTCTCGCCGGGTCGTTCTGCTCGGCGGCGACGACGCCGACCTCTACGTGAGGATGTGGTAGCATGTCGGGGAAACGCAGTTCCGGACGGTCGCGCTCCCGCGGGCAGGCCCACACTCTCGAAGCGTTCATGGCCGCGCTGTTAGTCGTTTCTGGCGTCCTGTTCGCGCTTCAGGCGACGGCCGTGACGCCGCTGACCGCCAGCACGTCGAACCAGCACATCGAGACCCAACACCGGACCGCGGCCGCCGACGTGCTGGCGACGGCGGCCGAGAACGGCACGCTCCGCCCGGCGGTGACGTTCTGGAACGCCAGCGAGGGGGCGTTCGTCCGGACCGGAAGCCGCGGATTCTACGCGAACGGCGGGCCACCCAACGCCTTCGGGACCGCGCTGAACGACACGTTCGGCGACCTCTCAACGATGGACCGCCGCATCGCGTACAACGTCATCGTCCGGTATCGGACCGCGGAGAACGGCACACGAACGCAGACGATGGTC
This genomic stretch from Halorussus pelagicus harbors:
- a CDS encoding DUF7287 family protein, with the translated sequence MLRNTSTAEDARPADERGDRSTAGEDENRYASRAQTSIDFVVGMSVFLLTVAFVVTFLPSAFEPFTATGSGDVLAADRTAGLLAEQLLAHPTTPGAFDPACTAEFFDAAGDGAGGVAGCQFTTDAADLDAALGLGPATAVNVTIAEDGTIRSRNGVTLAAGPTPPDSENVVVSRRVVLLGGDDADLYVRMW
- a CDS encoding type II secretion system F family protein, with product MSHGASSPERSADALADAFYPLFDYLFDEDGDFVADVETKLAEARMADTVELYLSRGLAVGVLAGVVLWLLGTFVGYVLFVTGVVEVGILIGVPVPNQTVAWIIKTFKIPSLVAVSGLIFGAIGFAIGFGIVVGIPYMRASEREREINMLLPDAISFMYALSVGGLNQLEILEAMAKADDTYGEVSHEFQSIVQETEYFDTDYRTAIQTRAIETPSDELSQFLTDMLSIVNSGGDMSDFLDDKKDKHMRTAKQQQEMTLETLELFGEMYMTLSLFPLLLIIILVIMSMLGEAQESMLYATVYGLIPLTGVGFLVLVSTVKQDEPGDGYLNPSDGGDRLEASTGAGLLHLGLIERYVGDFSVFDRIKSREGTYETVELLKQPHVFFRDHPLFILGLTFPASLVLVGNAVWTGTAPRTFQQMVARPIWGTFIYVYVPVYVNFLPLAIFHTWNVRSRQAVVSKLSDNLRKLSSANDTGLTLLESIRTVADTSSGKLADEFDVIHAKVEYGMGLKPALIEFNNRYHIPRLARTVKLVSKAQEASSRITAVLSTAAQASENQDDIARERKSRSRMQVVIIIMTYLTLLAVMAILKVRFLDVMAGLAGQASSGDGAGASQFGGGIDTKLLSMLFFHAVTLQAILSGFIAGYIRDASLLSGVKFAVVLPTVALVTFAFI
- a CDS encoding DUF7288 family protein; its protein translation is MSGKRSSGRSRSRGQAHTLEAFMAALLVVSGVLFALQATAVTPLTASTSNQHIETQHRTAAADVLATAAENGTLRPAVTFWNASEGAFVRTGSRGFYANGGPPNAFGTALNDTFGDLSTMDRRIAYNVIVRYRTAENGTRTQTMVYMGSPSDNAASATRTVTLADDTPLSGASGTVSSASFYAQDAAPNASFYNVMEVQLVVWQM